The Elaeis guineensis isolate ETL-2024a chromosome 13, EG11, whole genome shotgun sequence genome includes a region encoding these proteins:
- the LOC105033307 gene encoding pheophytinase, chloroplastic isoform X1 has protein sequence MDQLPYKPEGYNFWTWKGRKIHYVEQGHGRPVVLIHGFGASAFHWRYNIPELAKKYKVYAIDLLGFGWSEKAIIEYDATIWRDQVSDFMKEIVKEPAVLVGNSLGGFTALITAAYLPQLVLGVALLNSAGQFGNPNGQSNGSDEETIIKKFIINPLKEVFQRIVLGFLFWQAKQPARVEKVLKSVYIDASNVDDYLVESITRPAGDPNAGEVYYRLMTKFMTNQSKYTLDSILSKLSCPLLLLWGDLDPWVGPAKAIRIKEFYPNTTIVNLQAGHCPHDEVPELVNSALLDWLSSLQIEASLQAL, from the exons ATGGACCAGTTACCTTACAAGCCAGAAGGCTATAATTTTTGGACATGGAAAGGTCGCAAGATACACTATGTAGAACAAGGACATGGGCGCCCGGTTGTGCTTATACATGGATTTGGTGCTTCAGCATTCCATTGGAG ATATAATATACCAGAGTTGGCAAAGAAGTATAAGGTCTATGCCATAGATTTGCTCGGGTTTGGGTGGAGTGAGAAGGCTATCATTGAGTATGATGCAACAATATGGAGGGACCAGGTATCTGATTTCATGAAAGAGATTGTAAAAGAACCAGCAGTCTTGGTGGGAAACAG TCTCGGAGGATTTACAGCTTTGATAACAGCAGCATATTTACCTCAGCTAGTTCTTGGAGTTGCACTATTAAATTCTGCTGGACAATTTGGCAACCCGAATGGACAATCTAATGGCAGTGATGAAGAAACAATCATAAAGAAGTTCATCATCAACCCACTGAAGGAAGTTTTCCAACGTATCGTTCTTGGGTTTCTATTCTGGCAAGCAAAGCAACCTGCTCGTGTTGAAAAAGTCTTGAAAAGT GTATATATAGATGCATCTAATGTGGATGATTATCTCGTGGAATCGATAACCAGACCAGCGGGAGATCCCAATGCAGGTGAAGTTTATTACAG ATTGATGACGAAATTTATGACAAATCAGAGCAAGTACACCCTAGACAGCATCCTCAGCAAGCTGTCATGCCCGTTATTGCTATTATGGGGTGATTTGGATCCTTGGGTTGGGCCTGCCAAAGCAATCCGAATTAAGGAGTTCTATCCAAATACAACCATTGTCAATTTGCAGGCAGGGCATTGTCCACATGATGAGGTCCCAGAGCTTGTCAATAGTGCTTTACTGGATTGGTTATCTTCATTGCAGATTGAAGCCAGCCTCCAGGCATTGTAG
- the LOC105033306 gene encoding probable pinoresinol-lariciresinol reductase 3 isoform X1, which produces MAMETGSKSRILVIGATGTLGRNLVRASLAAGHSTFALVREPAFSDPQKSLLLRSFSADGVNILKGSLQDFQSLLEAVKQVDVVICAVPSNQTLNQKLLIQAIKEAGCIKRFVPSEFGADPDKVQILGMDHGHYEMKTEIRRCIENEGIPYTYISCNLLMRYLLPSLVQPGLNAPPRDKITIFGDGNVKAVSIMDIDVATFTICTIDDPRTLDTVLYLRPPGNVYSMNELVEMWEMKIGKMLEKVYVPEEQLLRIIQETPFPSNRHFIFIYSAFIKGDHTYFSIDSSGLDGCKLYPHVKYTTVSEYLDSLL; this is translated from the exons ATGGCGATGGAGACGGGAAGCAAGAGCCGGATCCTGGTGATCGGGGCGACGGGGACTCTAGGGCGGAACCTGGTGAGGGCCAGCCTTGCGGCGGGGCACTCCACTTTCGCCCTCGTTCGGGAGCCCGCCTTCTCCGACCCCCAAAAGTCTCTCCTCCTCCGCTCCTTCTCCGCCGACGGCGTCAATATCCTCAag GGTTCTTTACAAGACTTTCAAAGTCTTCTTGAAGCTGTAAAGCAAGTAGATGTTGTAATATGTGCAGTGCCATCAAACCAAACACTCAATCAAAAGCTTCTCATTCAAGCTATAAAAGAGGCAGGATGCATCAAG AGGTTTGTTCCATCTGAATTTGGAGCTGATCCTGATAAAGTTCAAATCCTTGGCATGGACCATGGCCATTATGAGATGAAAACTGAAATTCGACGTTGTATAGAGAATGAAGGCATTCCTTACACCTACATTTCTTGCAATCTCCTGATGAGATACTTGCTTCCTTCACTTGTGCAACCAGGTCTCAATGCTCCTCCAAGAGATAAAATAACGATCTTTGGTGATGGAAATGTTAAAG CTGTCTCAATAATGGATATTGATGTTGCCACCTTCACAATCTGCACCATAGATGACCCAAGGACACTAGATACGGTATTATATTTGAGACCCCCAGGTAATGTCTATTCGATGAATGAATTGGTTGAAATGTGGGAGATGAAAATCGGAAAGATGCTTGAGAAGGTTTATGTACCAGAGGAGCAACTCCTTAGAATCATTCAGG AGACACCATTCCCAAGCAACAGGCATTTCATTTTTATTTATTCTGCTTTCATAAAGGGTGATCACACATACTTCAGCATTGACTCATCTGGCTTGGATGGATGcaaactatatccacatgtgaAATACACCACTGTGAGTGAGTATTTGGATTCTCTCTTGTGA
- the LOC105033306 gene encoding probable pinoresinol-lariciresinol reductase 3 isoform X2, protein MAMETGSKSRILVIGATGTLGRNLVRASLAAGHSTFALVREPAFSDPQKSLLLRSFSADGVNILKGSLQDFQSLLEAVKQVDVVICAVPSNQTLNQKLLIQAIKEAGCIKRFVPSEFGADPDKVQILGMDHGHYEMKTEIRRCIENEGIPYTYISCNLLMRYLLPSLVQPAVSIMDIDVATFTICTIDDPRTLDTVLYLRPPGNVYSMNELVEMWEMKIGKMLEKVYVPEEQLLRIIQETPFPSNRHFIFIYSAFIKGDHTYFSIDSSGLDGCKLYPHVKYTTVSEYLDSLL, encoded by the exons ATGGCGATGGAGACGGGAAGCAAGAGCCGGATCCTGGTGATCGGGGCGACGGGGACTCTAGGGCGGAACCTGGTGAGGGCCAGCCTTGCGGCGGGGCACTCCACTTTCGCCCTCGTTCGGGAGCCCGCCTTCTCCGACCCCCAAAAGTCTCTCCTCCTCCGCTCCTTCTCCGCCGACGGCGTCAATATCCTCAag GGTTCTTTACAAGACTTTCAAAGTCTTCTTGAAGCTGTAAAGCAAGTAGATGTTGTAATATGTGCAGTGCCATCAAACCAAACACTCAATCAAAAGCTTCTCATTCAAGCTATAAAAGAGGCAGGATGCATCAAG AGGTTTGTTCCATCTGAATTTGGAGCTGATCCTGATAAAGTTCAAATCCTTGGCATGGACCATGGCCATTATGAGATGAAAACTGAAATTCGACGTTGTATAGAGAATGAAGGCATTCCTTACACCTACATTTCTTGCAATCTCCTGATGAGATACTTGCTTCCTTCACTTGTGCAACCAG CTGTCTCAATAATGGATATTGATGTTGCCACCTTCACAATCTGCACCATAGATGACCCAAGGACACTAGATACGGTATTATATTTGAGACCCCCAGGTAATGTCTATTCGATGAATGAATTGGTTGAAATGTGGGAGATGAAAATCGGAAAGATGCTTGAGAAGGTTTATGTACCAGAGGAGCAACTCCTTAGAATCATTCAGG AGACACCATTCCCAAGCAACAGGCATTTCATTTTTATTTATTCTGCTTTCATAAAGGGTGATCACACATACTTCAGCATTGACTCATCTGGCTTGGATGGATGcaaactatatccacatgtgaAATACACCACTGTGAGTGAGTATTTGGATTCTCTCTTGTGA